A single Actinomadura algeriensis DNA region contains:
- a CDS encoding AAA family ATPase, producing the protein MLRLVVSQTSPRAFRSILDALQATTHQAGAGRHILVEPGQYPNTGFRSSSDFVLSAMDGPGTVTLDGATNATLELTGHVTLQGITVRNWNEDGCALNVKDGSVLAEDCEFVSRRGSVAVRAWGGGRLALKGCRVEDGVVVYASASGLLEGTTVTGTEHNAIALRMGSSVTLRSCVVEKAGGNGIWVTEGARPLIEQCTIGDSGVSAIRVDDRADVVVRNTAVRGTKESALVVADNGIALVEDCLIKDAGLESVWAARGGTVIGRRVRMETPKRTGMLVEGSSGTFEDCEIIAPPQNGVAIGEAGHVTFVRGRVEGAGVVGLNILDGGNGLFDGTTVTGSGEEGVGAHPGAELTLRNCTVVDGLGAGVATSHRARVRIEGLTSDRNARPDMFGFDEEQATVQVAEAAEAAPPDAADAPETGGPRPAGETEDDVIAELEAMIGLAGVKAEIIKIRNLQKVAEQRRRAGLPPGPAIGRHLVFAGPPGTGKTTVARLYGRLLAALGVVSTGQLVEVGRSQLVSENVGGTALKTTRMFDEARGGVLFIDEAYALSRPGGGGADFGREAIDTLVKLMEDHRDEVVVIAAGYPAEMREFMTANPGLASRISRTVDFEHYSPSELLQIVEQHAHRDGYRLSGDARDAVLAHFTSVKRDAGFGNGRAARRVFEAAVERQAQRLADRDDLPSGDELSELLAEDLDVDTGLGVRFGEARDSAQVRGILDRLDAMTGLDDVKREIHDLLDVLSAARRRRAAGLEVEPFTGHLVFAGPPGTGKTTVARLYGELLAALGVLARGQVVEAARVDLVGQYVGHTAQKTSDVFDQARGGVLFIDEAYTLSRPVGTGHDFGQEAIDTLVKLMEDHRDEVVVVAAGYTAEMDGFIAANPGLASRFARTLEFRPYDVPGLMSIFLAKAAGGDFRVPQNTRKALATHLNAHRDRYRDGNGREIDKLFRAAVTAHARRTEQLAHTGTEPTRDQLATLSPDDIPR; encoded by the coding sequence ACAGACCTCCCCCCGGGCGTTCCGGAGCATCCTGGACGCCTTGCAGGCGACGACGCATCAGGCCGGGGCGGGGCGGCACATCCTGGTCGAACCCGGGCAATACCCCAACACGGGCTTCCGTAGCTCCAGCGACTTCGTCCTGAGCGCCATGGACGGCCCCGGCACCGTCACCCTGGACGGCGCCACCAACGCGACGCTCGAGCTCACCGGGCACGTCACCCTGCAGGGCATCACCGTCCGGAACTGGAACGAGGACGGCTGCGCGCTCAACGTCAAGGACGGCAGCGTCCTCGCCGAGGACTGCGAGTTCGTCAGCCGGCGCGGCTCGGTCGCGGTCCGGGCGTGGGGCGGCGGACGGCTCGCGCTCAAGGGGTGCCGGGTCGAGGACGGGGTGGTCGTGTACGCGTCCGCGTCCGGGCTGCTGGAGGGCACGACCGTCACCGGCACCGAGCACAACGCCATCGCGCTGCGGATGGGCAGCTCGGTGACCCTCCGGTCATGCGTGGTGGAGAAGGCCGGCGGCAACGGCATCTGGGTCACCGAGGGGGCCCGGCCGCTGATCGAGCAGTGCACGATCGGCGACTCGGGAGTGTCGGCGATCCGGGTGGACGATCGCGCGGACGTCGTCGTCCGCAACACCGCCGTCCGGGGGACGAAGGAGTCGGCGCTCGTCGTCGCCGACAACGGCATCGCCCTCGTCGAGGACTGCCTGATCAAGGACGCGGGCCTGGAGTCGGTGTGGGCGGCGCGCGGCGGGACCGTGATCGGCCGGCGCGTCCGGATGGAGACGCCGAAGCGGACCGGGATGCTCGTGGAGGGCTCGTCCGGGACGTTCGAGGACTGCGAGATCATCGCGCCGCCGCAGAACGGCGTGGCGATCGGCGAGGCCGGGCACGTCACGTTCGTCCGGGGACGGGTCGAGGGCGCGGGCGTCGTCGGGCTCAACATCCTCGACGGCGGCAACGGCCTGTTCGACGGGACGACCGTCACCGGCAGCGGCGAAGAGGGCGTGGGCGCCCACCCGGGGGCGGAGTTGACGCTGCGCAACTGCACGGTCGTGGACGGGCTGGGCGCGGGCGTCGCGACGTCGCACCGCGCGCGCGTCCGGATCGAGGGGCTGACGAGCGACCGGAACGCGCGCCCCGACATGTTCGGCTTCGACGAGGAGCAGGCGACCGTGCAGGTCGCCGAGGCCGCGGAGGCCGCCCCGCCGGACGCGGCGGACGCGCCGGAGACGGGCGGGCCGCGGCCCGCCGGGGAGACCGAGGACGACGTGATCGCCGAACTCGAGGCGATGATCGGCCTCGCCGGCGTCAAGGCCGAGATCATCAAGATCCGGAACCTGCAGAAGGTCGCCGAGCAGCGGCGGCGGGCGGGCCTGCCGCCGGGGCCCGCGATCGGACGGCACCTGGTGTTCGCCGGACCGCCCGGGACCGGCAAAACGACCGTCGCACGACTTTACGGACGGCTCCTGGCGGCCCTCGGCGTCGTCTCCACCGGGCAGCTCGTCGAGGTCGGGCGCTCGCAGCTCGTCTCCGAGAACGTCGGCGGCACCGCGCTGAAGACGACGCGGATGTTCGACGAGGCACGCGGCGGCGTCCTGTTCATCGACGAGGCGTACGCGCTGTCGCGCCCCGGCGGTGGCGGCGCCGACTTCGGCCGCGAGGCCATCGACACCCTCGTCAAGCTCATGGAGGACCACCGCGACGAGGTCGTCGTGATCGCGGCCGGATACCCGGCGGAGATGCGCGAGTTCATGACCGCCAACCCCGGCCTCGCCTCCCGGATCTCCCGCACCGTCGACTTCGAGCACTACAGCCCGTCCGAACTCCTCCAGATCGTCGAACAGCACGCGCACCGGGACGGCTACCGGCTGTCGGGCGACGCGCGCGACGCGGTCCTCGCGCACTTCACGTCCGTGAAGCGCGACGCCGGCTTCGGCAACGGGCGCGCCGCCCGGCGCGTCTTCGAGGCCGCCGTCGAACGGCAGGCGCAGCGCCTCGCCGACCGGGACGACCTGCCGTCCGGCGACGAACTGTCCGAGCTGCTCGCCGAGGACCTCGACGTCGACACCGGACTCGGCGTCCGCTTCGGGGAGGCCCGCGACTCCGCACAGGTCCGCGGCATCCTCGACCGGCTCGACGCGATGACCGGGCTCGACGACGTCAAGCGCGAGATCCACGACCTGCTGGACGTCCTCAGCGCCGCACGCCGCCGCCGCGCCGCCGGGCTCGAGGTCGAGCCCTTCACCGGGCATCTCGTCTTCGCGGGCCCGCCGGGCACCGGCAAGACGACGGTGGCCCGGCTGTACGGCGAGCTCCTCGCGGCCCTCGGCGTCCTCGCCCGGGGCCAGGTCGTCGAGGCCGCCCGCGTCGACCTCGTCGGCCAGTACGTCGGGCACACCGCGCAGAAGACCTCGGACGTGTTCGACCAGGCCCGCGGCGGCGTCCTGTTCATCGACGAGGCGTACACGCTGTCGCGTCCCGTCGGCACCGGGCACGACTTCGGGCAGGAGGCCATCGACACCCTGGTCAAGCTGATGGAGGACCACCGCGACGAGGTGGTGGTCGTCGCGGCGGGCTACACCGCCGAGATGGACGGCTTCATCGCCGCCAACCCCGGCCTCGCCTCCCGGTTCGCCCGCACCCTCGAGTTCCGTCCCTACGACGTCCCCGGCCTCATGTCGATCTTCCTG